The following proteins are co-located in the Polystyrenella longa genome:
- a CDS encoding TIM barrel protein, protein MSSLNRRHFLKTSGLLGAAAAVGSSLPAAENESKPGQTANTKFAVNVEMWWRKLPFEDRIKAASELGFPGIEFWPWRNKNIDAVADLTKSLNLDVVQFTAWGFSPGLNDPKNHKAFVEEIKASCPIAHQLDCKMMTVVGGNDQPGMTQEEMHQNIITGLKLAAPIAEDNDIMLILEPMNIRVDHKGHCLYGSAPAIRICNEVDSSHVKINWDLYHMHITEGDLCGHLKEGMEAGQIGYLQLADHPGRNEPGTGEIHYNRVLKEAHALGYDGYVGLECNPLTDEVTAAKRVAAADIW, encoded by the coding sequence ATGTCTTCATTGAATCGACGCCACTTTCTGAAAACCTCGGGATTGCTCGGTGCCGCTGCTGCCGTCGGAAGTAGCTTGCCGGCTGCCGAAAACGAATCCAAACCGGGACAGACTGCGAACACCAAGTTTGCAGTGAACGTCGAAATGTGGTGGCGCAAGCTCCCCTTTGAAGATCGAATCAAAGCGGCTTCTGAACTTGGATTTCCGGGGATCGAATTCTGGCCATGGCGGAATAAAAATATCGATGCCGTCGCTGACCTGACCAAGTCGTTAAACCTGGACGTCGTTCAGTTCACCGCATGGGGCTTCAGCCCAGGCCTGAATGATCCGAAAAATCACAAAGCCTTTGTTGAAGAAATCAAAGCAAGTTGCCCGATTGCTCATCAGCTCGATTGTAAAATGATGACGGTCGTTGGTGGGAATGATCAGCCTGGAATGACGCAGGAAGAGATGCACCAGAACATCATCACTGGTCTGAAGCTCGCCGCACCAATTGCTGAGGACAATGACATTATGCTCATTCTGGAGCCAATGAACATCCGCGTCGATCACAAAGGGCATTGTCTCTACGGTAGCGCACCTGCGATTCGGATCTGTAATGAAGTTGATTCCAGCCATGTGAAAATCAACTGGGACCTCTACCACATGCATATCACCGAAGGGGATTTATGCGGACATTTGAAAGAGGGAATGGAAGCGGGCCAGATTGGCTACCTGCAGTTGGCCGACCATCCCGGCCGTAATGAACCTGGTACGGGAGAGATTCATTACAACCGCGTTTTAAAAGAAGCGCACGCTCTCGGCTACGATGGCTATGTAGGGCTGGAGTGCAATCCGCTGACGGACGAAGTCACCGCCGCAAAACGGGTGGCTGCCGCCGACATCTGGTAA
- a CDS encoding SelL-related redox protein yields the protein MTETAPLNSDSIPSVMTSTGQSLADLSQDQTLLIVFLRHSGCSFCRQALADLHKIEGDLGDMNTKIVVVSMSEQEELQSMLKKYQLPEAIAVSDPARILYQHFQFGTGGLAQLMGPSVLWNGMKACIFEGHGVGKPEGNVRQMPGVIVLRTGQVLYRYQHKNAGDRPDYLQLVQQAITS from the coding sequence ATGACAGAAACAGCCCCCCTGAATTCTGATTCGATTCCGTCAGTAATGACTTCAACAGGGCAATCTCTGGCGGATCTGTCACAAGATCAGACGCTCTTGATTGTGTTTTTACGGCATTCAGGCTGCTCGTTTTGTCGTCAGGCCTTGGCCGATCTTCACAAAATCGAAGGCGACCTGGGGGACATGAATACGAAAATTGTAGTCGTCAGCATGAGCGAGCAGGAAGAGTTGCAATCGATGCTTAAAAAATATCAGCTCCCCGAAGCCATTGCCGTAAGTGATCCAGCAAGAATCTTGTATCAACACTTCCAATTCGGGACGGGCGGGCTTGCTCAGTTGATGGGACCGTCTGTTCTCTGGAATGGAATGAAAGCCTGTATCTTCGAAGGTCATGGTGTTGGCAAACCGGAAGGGAACGTTCGTCAGATGCCCGGTGTCATCGTTCTTCGAACTGGTCAAGTTTTATATCGGTATCAACATAAGAATGCAGGAGACCGTCCTGATTACCTGCAGCTGGTTCAGCAGGCAATTACCTCGTGA
- a CDS encoding bifunctional heptose 7-phosphate kinase/heptose 1-phosphate adenyltransferase has protein sequence METERLEELLGKFGSRRIAVLGDYFLDRYLVTDPQLAEKSIETGKTAHQVVDIRNAPGAAGTIVNNLAALGAGELFAIGVVGDDGQGYDLKKELNRRGCNTEGLIQSANLMTPTYLKPLNKDVPGLEGEHERYDTKNRKTMTQRLVNEALEVLDRLLPELDAVIVLDQVEEENCGVLTAETRDALAERAENNPNVIFYADSRRYIHHFRNMIIKPNEFEAVGHENPLPGDQVELTQLEEAIPRLRNTANAPICVTRGANGIIVSDPELTSIPGIKLEGPVDTTGAGDSVSAGLVLTLASGAILPEAALVGMLVASITVKQLGTTGTASQEQVSERLIMWKSQNES, from the coding sequence ATGGAAACGGAACGACTGGAAGAACTGCTAGGCAAGTTTGGCTCCCGCCGGATTGCTGTGCTCGGTGACTATTTCCTGGACCGTTACCTGGTAACGGATCCTCAACTTGCCGAAAAGAGTATCGAAACCGGTAAGACCGCGCATCAGGTCGTCGACATTCGAAACGCTCCCGGTGCGGCCGGAACCATCGTCAATAATCTGGCGGCATTAGGTGCCGGTGAACTGTTCGCCATTGGGGTCGTAGGTGATGATGGACAGGGTTACGATCTGAAAAAAGAACTCAATCGGCGTGGATGTAATACAGAAGGGCTGATCCAATCGGCCAACCTGATGACCCCGACCTATCTCAAGCCGCTCAATAAAGACGTTCCCGGACTCGAAGGTGAACATGAGCGATACGACACTAAAAATCGTAAAACGATGACTCAGCGGTTGGTCAATGAAGCATTGGAAGTCCTCGATCGACTGTTGCCAGAACTCGATGCCGTTATCGTTCTCGATCAAGTGGAGGAAGAGAATTGCGGCGTATTGACGGCGGAAACGCGGGACGCTCTGGCTGAACGGGCGGAGAATAACCCGAATGTCATCTTCTATGCGGATTCGAGGCGATATATCCATCACTTCCGCAACATGATCATCAAACCGAACGAATTTGAAGCGGTCGGTCACGAAAATCCGCTACCGGGCGATCAGGTGGAGCTGACTCAACTGGAAGAGGCAATCCCACGATTAAGAAACACGGCGAATGCTCCCATTTGTGTCACACGCGGAGCGAATGGTATTATCGTCAGCGATCCTGAATTGACTTCAATCCCGGGGATTAAACTGGAAGGTCCTGTCGACACCACTGGCGCGGGCGACAGTGTCTCCGCTGGATTAGTACTGACTCTGGCCTCGGGGGCAATTCTCCCGGAAGCTGCGCTCGTCGGTATGCTGGTCGCTTCGATCACTGTTAAACAACTGGGCACTACTGGAACAGCATCGCAGGAACAGGTAAGCGAACGCCTGATCATGTGGAAATCACAAAACGAATCGTAA
- a CDS encoding HAD family hydrolase — translation MSADASHEADYKLRVKEVGETRFLPDSSVEIVHDVDLADPPRFAVFDFDGTLSCVREGWPEVMVPMMIEELQKTGTSESEEELSKISYDFVMQLNGKQTIYQMIRLVEEIEKRGGKAEDPSFYKHKYHDLLMERITSRREDLRNGKADPREMLVPGSFEVLQGLIDRGVEVFLASGTDENFVREECELLQVDKYFGPHIYGAQDDYKSFSKQMVIERILRENNVEGKYLIGFGDGFVEIDNIHEAGGTAIAVASNESAKDGSVDEWKRTRLIGVGAHIVIPDYQQIDTLFKYLWKE, via the coding sequence ATGTCTGCCGATGCCTCCCATGAAGCTGATTACAAACTCCGGGTTAAAGAAGTGGGCGAAACCCGTTTCCTACCCGATTCCTCTGTCGAGATTGTGCACGACGTCGATCTGGCCGATCCACCTCGCTTCGCTGTTTTCGATTTCGACGGCACCCTGAGCTGTGTGCGTGAAGGCTGGCCCGAAGTGATGGTTCCGATGATGATCGAGGAACTTCAAAAAACCGGAACCAGTGAGTCCGAGGAAGAATTGAGCAAAATCTCTTACGATTTTGTCATGCAACTCAATGGTAAACAGACAATTTACCAGATGATTCGACTCGTCGAAGAGATTGAAAAACGGGGCGGCAAAGCCGAAGACCCCTCATTCTACAAACACAAATACCACGATCTGCTGATGGAACGCATTACGTCTCGTCGGGAAGACCTCCGCAATGGGAAAGCCGATCCTCGCGAAATGTTGGTCCCCGGTTCATTCGAAGTGCTGCAAGGTCTAATAGATCGCGGCGTCGAAGTTTTCCTTGCCTCGGGAACGGATGAGAATTTCGTTCGCGAAGAGTGTGAACTGTTACAGGTAGACAAATACTTCGGCCCTCATATCTACGGTGCCCAGGACGATTACAAAAGTTTCTCCAAGCAGATGGTTATCGAACGTATTCTGCGTGAGAACAACGTCGAAGGGAAATATCTGATCGGCTTTGGCGACGGCTTCGTTGAGATCGACAACATTCACGAAGCAGGCGGAACCGCCATTGCCGTGGCTAGTAACGAATCGGCGAAGGATGGTTCCGTTGATGAATGGAAACGGACCCGACTCATCGGTGTCGGTGCCCACATCGTCATTCCCGACTACCAGCAGATCGACACCTTGTTCAAATACCTCTGGAAAGAATAA
- a CDS encoding iron-containing alcohol dehydrogenase, with protein MNQFSHSTSSFNPQYDWVSPAHVLFGWDRRFELAELIKGDIKRVFVVSGSKKLNSNGYIQELLLSLNDAGIDTKPLANISREPLVEDVDEATTKLRALSPVKGDAVLGIGGGSAMDLAKAVAAMATNVEGESVKDYLEGVGKGYQLKEDPLPIIALPTTSGTGAEATKNAVISNYDPPFKKSLRSSKMVPRWVIIDPEATMTLPPQPTAESGMDAITQLIESFISCRATPMTEMICREGLKLAFNAMEKFTHKCDEEEKRTARAKMAHAAFLSGIALANSGLGMAHGVAAALGVHANVNHGRACALLLPIALQANREIALAKLAEMGRMKANQRVSSDTNNAEWLITDIQDLNAALRLPSQLSEIGVTRDQLPAIVQSSRGNSMNGNPRELSDTELLSILEANL; from the coding sequence GTGAATCAATTTTCTCATTCAACTTCATCCTTCAATCCACAGTACGACTGGGTGTCACCTGCGCACGTCCTGTTCGGATGGGATCGTCGTTTTGAATTGGCCGAATTGATCAAAGGAGATATCAAACGAGTATTTGTTGTTTCTGGATCTAAAAAGCTGAACAGCAACGGGTATATTCAAGAGCTTCTTCTGTCACTGAATGACGCCGGGATCGATACAAAACCACTGGCGAACATCAGCCGGGAACCACTCGTCGAGGATGTCGACGAGGCAACAACCAAACTTCGTGCATTAAGCCCAGTAAAAGGGGATGCGGTCCTCGGCATTGGAGGAGGCTCTGCCATGGATCTTGCCAAGGCCGTTGCGGCGATGGCGACCAATGTAGAAGGGGAGAGTGTTAAAGATTACCTCGAAGGAGTTGGCAAAGGTTATCAGCTTAAGGAAGATCCGCTTCCAATCATCGCGCTGCCTACGACATCGGGAACTGGTGCAGAAGCGACAAAAAACGCCGTAATTTCCAACTACGATCCCCCTTTCAAAAAATCACTTCGCTCCAGCAAAATGGTACCCCGGTGGGTCATCATCGATCCCGAAGCAACGATGACTCTCCCTCCCCAGCCAACAGCCGAAAGTGGGATGGATGCGATTACTCAGTTGATTGAAAGCTTCATCTCCTGTCGAGCGACCCCGATGACAGAAATGATCTGCCGGGAGGGACTGAAGCTTGCCTTCAATGCCATGGAGAAGTTCACACACAAATGCGATGAGGAAGAAAAACGGACCGCCCGTGCAAAGATGGCACATGCTGCGTTCCTCTCCGGCATTGCGTTGGCGAACTCGGGATTGGGAATGGCACACGGTGTCGCAGCAGCTCTGGGTGTTCACGCCAACGTCAATCATGGTCGGGCGTGCGCTCTGTTATTACCTATCGCCCTTCAAGCAAATCGCGAGATAGCCCTCGCCAAGCTCGCCGAGATGGGCCGCATGAAAGCCAATCAACGCGTCAGTAGCGACACGAATAACGCCGAATGGTTGATCACCGATATCCAGGACCTCAATGCCGCACTGAGGTTACCCTCCCAATTATCCGAGATCGGCGTTACGCGCGACCAACTTCCCGCCATCGTGCAAAGCTCCCGTGGAAACAGCATGAACGGGAACCCGAGAGAGCTGTCTGATACAGAACTCCTTTCCATTCTGGAGGCGAACTTGTGA
- a CDS encoding O-acetylhomoserine aminocarboxypropyltransferase/cysteine synthase family protein codes for MTEAPRKFGTQCLHAGQEPDSATNSRAVPIYQTTSYVFNDTDHAANLFALKEFGNIYSRIMNPTCDVLEKRLATLHGGSGALAVASGQAAETLAILNIVESGQNIVSSSSLYGGTYNLFHYTFPKMNIGCKFVDQSDPNNFKNAIDENTRALYVETLGNPRGDVPDFEAISKIAHEAGIPLIVDNTLASPYLCRPMEHGADIVVSSCTKFIGGHGTSIGGIIIEKGDFPWDNGKFPTMTEPDPSYHGMKFMETFGPMNIAYIIKARTQGLRDLGAAMSPFNAFQLLQGLETLHLRMERHCSNALAVAEFLDSHPKVSWVNYLGLKSHSNYKLGQKYLPNGSGSVFGFGIAGSTPEEQQANGIKLINSLNLFSHLANVGDAKSLIIHPSSTTHQQLTPEEQASSGVSPDFIRLSIGIEDADDIIGDLKQALDAI; via the coding sequence ATGACTGAAGCACCCCGCAAATTTGGAACACAATGCCTGCACGCCGGTCAGGAACCTGATTCGGCCACGAACTCTCGTGCTGTTCCGATTTATCAGACCACTTCTTATGTATTCAACGACACTGACCACGCAGCGAACCTGTTCGCCCTGAAAGAATTCGGGAACATCTACTCCCGGATTATGAATCCCACCTGCGATGTTCTGGAAAAACGCCTGGCAACTCTTCACGGAGGTTCGGGTGCTCTGGCTGTTGCTTCCGGTCAAGCTGCTGAAACGTTGGCGATTCTGAATATCGTCGAATCTGGCCAGAATATCGTTTCCAGCTCCAGCCTGTACGGTGGAACCTACAACCTGTTCCACTACACATTTCCAAAAATGAACATCGGTTGCAAGTTCGTCGATCAGTCCGATCCGAACAACTTCAAAAACGCGATCGACGAAAACACACGAGCCCTCTATGTGGAAACGCTCGGTAACCCACGTGGGGATGTTCCCGATTTCGAAGCGATCAGTAAAATCGCACACGAAGCAGGAATTCCGCTGATCGTGGATAACACGCTGGCCTCTCCTTACCTGTGCCGACCAATGGAACATGGAGCCGATATTGTTGTCAGTTCCTGTACGAAATTCATCGGTGGTCACGGAACCAGCATCGGCGGAATCATCATCGAAAAAGGGGACTTCCCCTGGGACAATGGAAAATTTCCTACGATGACGGAACCTGATCCGAGCTATCACGGCATGAAGTTCATGGAAACATTCGGCCCTATGAACATTGCTTATATCATCAAAGCCCGTACACAAGGTCTCCGAGACCTGGGGGCGGCGATGTCCCCTTTTAACGCATTCCAGTTATTACAGGGTTTGGAAACTCTGCATCTGCGTATGGAACGTCACTGTTCCAACGCACTCGCCGTTGCTGAATTCCTGGATAGTCATCCTAAAGTTTCCTGGGTGAACTACCTCGGACTGAAATCTCATTCAAACTATAAATTGGGACAGAAATACCTTCCCAATGGTTCTGGATCGGTCTTTGGCTTCGGTATCGCAGGTTCTACTCCAGAAGAACAACAGGCGAATGGTATCAAGCTGATCAACAGCCTGAACCTTTTCTCGCACCTGGCTAATGTGGGCGACGCAAAGTCCCTCATTATTCATCCTTCCAGCACGACTCATCAGCAACTGACACCTGAAGAACAGGCTTCAAGTGGTGTTTCCCCTGATTTCATCAGGTTGTCCATCGGGATCGAAGATGCAGATGACATCATTGGTGACTTGAAACAGGCTTTGGATGCCATCTAA
- a CDS encoding endonuclease/exonuclease/phosphatase family protein, producing MRLLSYNIHKGIGGRDRRYRLERICEVIEEQNPDLVCLQEVDTNARRSKFHDQPELFAKYFSLDHKLFQLNVKLKAGGYGNLVLSRWKFQETEQISLKLNQKKNRGAQMCVVDTPEGKLHLVNWHLGLAEKERIWQARKLLMHTSFKKYAEHPTLIIGDTNDWRNNLANGPFAHQGFRHITRPASKFRSFPAYMPMGSLDKLFVNHGLKIKHTHMVRSLKTRDASDHLPLVVDFHFRSPTMSLLEKEIGEGDPLPEKSE from the coding sequence ATGCGACTGCTGAGTTATAATATCCATAAAGGAATCGGAGGGAGGGACCGTCGCTACCGTCTGGAACGAATTTGCGAAGTCATTGAAGAACAGAATCCGGACTTGGTCTGCCTGCAAGAGGTCGATACCAATGCCAGGCGATCTAAGTTTCACGATCAACCCGAGCTGTTTGCGAAATACTTCTCCCTCGACCACAAACTGTTTCAGCTCAACGTCAAACTGAAAGCGGGAGGATACGGCAACCTGGTCTTGTCTCGTTGGAAGTTTCAGGAGACAGAGCAAATTTCGCTTAAGCTGAATCAGAAAAAGAATCGAGGCGCCCAGATGTGTGTCGTCGATACTCCCGAAGGAAAACTGCATCTGGTCAACTGGCATCTTGGACTGGCCGAGAAAGAACGAATCTGGCAAGCACGCAAACTGTTGATGCACACATCCTTCAAAAAGTATGCTGAACACCCCACGTTAATCATTGGCGACACCAACGATTGGAGGAATAACCTGGCAAATGGACCGTTCGCTCATCAAGGTTTCCGTCACATCACGCGACCTGCGTCAAAGTTTCGTTCCTTCCCCGCGTACATGCCCATGGGATCGCTCGATAAACTTTTCGTTAATCATGGCCTCAAGATAAAACATACCCATATGGTTCGCTCGCTTAAAACTCGCGACGCTTCCGACCACCTCCCCTTAGTCGTCGACTTTCACTTCCGCAGCCCAACCATGAGCCTCCTCGAAAAAGAAATCGGAGAAGGAGACCCTCTCCCTGAGAAAAGCGAGTAG
- a CDS encoding Gfo/Idh/MocA family oxidoreductase gives MIKFGVLGVGNEWDSTFQPALQQLRQRVQVRAIFDPVSARAMMAGRQLQAMLCDSVTSLLSLRELDAILVLNSSWYGESLLQFLLHFEKPCFLASNISVRRKSLRKMHGVAISQGQTLMPALKMRYTPSSGRLQELMETTLGPPSQIEVQIPGNLATCTSSDKILCPQDEMVVCLFDWCQHILKAVPLLVSPRDPVHTIQLDEVNRSFQISYSPCRRKNADSTSMTPQLILNFMPVDQNTTEFPRIEVTCSHGKAVLPDATHIEWNTENVSERESLVSDRSEFEVMLDHFCRRVVGGLIPVADLADYERSLRLHQAYKLSRERESSVSLLGKS, from the coding sequence ATGATTAAATTTGGTGTTCTGGGGGTGGGGAACGAGTGGGATTCCACCTTTCAACCCGCACTTCAACAACTTCGGCAGCGCGTTCAGGTCCGCGCGATCTTTGATCCGGTATCGGCTCGCGCCATGATGGCCGGTCGTCAGCTCCAGGCAATGTTGTGCGACAGCGTCACCTCGCTTCTTTCTCTGCGAGAACTGGACGCCATTCTTGTTCTGAACAGCAGTTGGTACGGTGAATCGCTCTTGCAATTCCTGCTGCATTTCGAGAAACCCTGCTTCCTGGCAAGCAACATTTCTGTCCGGCGTAAATCGTTACGCAAGATGCATGGCGTGGCGATCTCCCAGGGCCAGACGTTGATGCCCGCCCTCAAAATGAGATACACACCCAGCAGCGGTCGATTACAGGAATTGATGGAAACCACACTTGGTCCTCCCAGCCAAATAGAAGTCCAGATTCCCGGCAATCTGGCAACATGTACATCCTCCGACAAAATACTGTGCCCTCAAGATGAGATGGTTGTTTGTCTATTTGACTGGTGCCAGCACATTCTTAAAGCAGTTCCACTCCTTGTATCTCCCAGAGACCCTGTTCATACGATTCAGCTCGACGAAGTGAATCGCTCTTTTCAGATCTCTTATTCTCCCTGCCGTCGAAAAAACGCTGACTCGACGTCGATGACGCCCCAGTTAATTCTCAATTTTATGCCTGTCGACCAAAACACGACTGAATTCCCGCGAATTGAGGTCACCTGCTCTCACGGCAAAGCTGTATTACCTGACGCTACGCACATCGAGTGGAATACGGAAAATGTATCCGAACGGGAATCTCTGGTATCAGATCGTTCTGAGTTTGAAGTCATGCTCGATCACTTCTGCCGACGTGTCGTAGGAGGATTGATACCAGTGGCTGATCTGGCCGACTATGAACGATCCCTCCGACTCCATCAGGCCTATAAACTGAGCCGCGAAAGAGAGTCTTCTGTATCCCTGCTGGGAAAATCGTGA
- a CDS encoding response regulator yields the protein MKRILDIGQCNYDHSNITRFLESHWEVEVDRTHGWTDTERLLSANKYDLILVNRLMDQDHTEGQAIIESLKSHEQYSNMPVMMISNYADAQEEAVKAGAVPGFGKSALNSSEAQNLVDAIIG from the coding sequence ATGAAACGCATCTTAGACATTGGCCAATGTAACTACGATCATTCCAATATCACCCGATTTCTCGAGTCCCATTGGGAAGTGGAAGTCGACCGGACCCATGGCTGGACCGACACCGAAAGATTGCTGTCGGCCAACAAGTATGACCTGATCCTCGTCAACAGATTGATGGACCAGGATCATACCGAAGGACAGGCAATCATCGAATCGCTCAAGTCGCATGAGCAATACAGCAATATGCCCGTGATGATGATTTCCAATTACGCGGACGCGCAGGAAGAAGCGGTCAAAGCGGGGGCCGTGCCTGGATTTGGCAAATCGGCCCTGAATAGTTCCGAGGCTCAAAATCTCGTTGACGCTATTATTGGATAA
- a CDS encoding D-sedoheptulose-7-phosphate isomerase, whose amino-acid sequence MSDTAFAENYLSKLTELLPKLDREKLGQTIAKMREVRDNDKTIYICGNGGSASIASQMVVDIVKGASYQKKKRFKMIGLTDSMSTLSAYANDVGYDIVFLEPLKNFAVKGDMLITISGSGNSANVLRATEYANEIGVTTVGLTTGDGGKLKDLVDIPLTLPSNHMGHLEDSFFIMSHVLCYAFMEAD is encoded by the coding sequence ATGTCTGATACTGCATTCGCAGAAAATTACCTGAGCAAATTGACCGAACTTCTTCCTAAACTCGACCGCGAAAAGCTGGGTCAGACCATCGCGAAAATGCGAGAAGTTCGCGACAACGACAAGACTATCTACATTTGCGGCAACGGTGGTTCCGCTTCGATCGCTTCACAGATGGTCGTCGACATTGTCAAAGGCGCTTCTTACCAGAAAAAGAAACGCTTCAAAATGATCGGTCTGACCGACAGCATGTCGACCCTTTCGGCCTATGCTAACGATGTCGGGTATGACATCGTCTTCCTGGAACCACTCAAAAACTTCGCCGTCAAAGGGGACATGTTGATCACGATCAGCGGTTCCGGCAATAGCGCTAACGTGCTGCGAGCCACCGAATACGCGAATGAAATCGGTGTCACTACCGTCGGTCTGACTACGGGTGATGGGGGCAAACTGAAAGACCTCGTCGACATTCCACTCACATTGCCCTCCAATCACATGGGGCATCTTGAAGACAGCTTCTTCATTATGTCACACGTTCTCTGCTACGCCTTTATGGAAGCAGACTGA